One Klebsiella electrica genomic window, GATGTTGATGTCAGTAAGCTGAAAAAACCGCTCTACATCCTGGCGACCGCCGATGAAGAGACCAGCATGGCCGGCGCCCGTTACTTTGCCGAAACGACCCTGCTACGCCCGGATTGCGCCATCATCGGCGAACCGACCTCTCTGCAGCCGGTACGCGCGCACAAAGGCCATATGTCCAACGCCATTCGTATCCAGGGGCAGTCCGGCCACTCCAGCGATCCGGCGCGCGGCGTCAACGCCATTGAGCTGATGCACGATGCCATTGGTCGTATCATGCAGCTGCGCGACTCGCTCAAAGAGCGTTATCACTACGCTGCCTTCACCGTACCGTATCCGACGCTCAACCTCGGGGCTATCCATGGCGGCGACGCGTCAAACCGCATCTGCGCCTGCTGCGAGCTGCATATGGACATTCGCCCGCTTCCGGGTATGACGCTCAACGACCTCAACGGACTGCTGGATGAAGCGCTGGCGCCGGTTAGCGAGCGCTGGCCGGGCCGCCTGACCGTCTCCGAGCTGCATCCGCCGATTCCGGGTTATGAATGCCCGCCGGACCACCGGCTGGTTCAGGTCGTGGAAAAGCTACTCGGCGCACAAACTGAAGTCGTGAACTACTGCACCGAAGCCCCGTTTATCCAGACAATCTGCCCGACGCTGGTTTTAGGTCCTGGCTCCATTAATCAGGCCCACCAGCCGGATGAATATCTGGAAACCCGCTTTATCAAGCCGACCCGGGAGCTGATTACACAGGTTGTCCACCATTTCTGCTGGCATTGAAAGCCTGCGGATCCCGCCTCTTTTCCTGAGGCGGGACGGTGATTCTTCCCACATTTCCATAAGCAACACTTATCAGAAGACGTCTGAGTTAAATTTCGCAAATTGCCGCCATTTATTCGTTTGCTGAAGCGATTTCGCAACAATTGACGTGGGGGTTTTTACGTGGCTTTATAAAAGACGGCTGCTTATCCGCCGCTCAACGTTGCAGAGTGCCGGGTATAACAAAATAAAATGAGATGGGGTGTCTGGGGTAACATGAACGAACAATATTCCGCTTTGCGTAGTAATGTCAGTATGCTCGGTAAGGTGCTAGGCGATACCATCAAGGATGCTCTGGGAGAGAACATTCTTGATCGTGTCGAAACTATCCGTAAATTGTCAAAGTCTTCTCGCGCCGGCAATGAAGCCAATCGCCAGGAATTGCTCACCACGCTGCAAAACTTGTCCAATGACGAGCTGCTGCCGGTCGCGCGCGCCTTCAGTCAGTTTCTGAACCTGGCCAACACCGCTGAGCAATACCACAGTATTTCGCCAAACGGCGAAGCGGCCAGCAATCCGGAAGTGATTGCCCGCACCCTGAGAAAGCTTAAAGAACAGCCTCATCTCAACGAAGACACCATTAAAAAAGCGGTGGAATCCCTCTCTCTGGAGCTGGTACTCACCGCTCACCCCACCGAGATCACCCGTCGTACGCTTATCCACAAAATGGTGGAAGTGAACAACTGCCTGAAGCAGCTTGATAACAAAGATATCGCTGACTACGAGCACCACCAGCTGATGCGCCGTCTGCGCCAGCTGATTGCCCAGTCATGGCATACGGATGAGATCCGCAAATACCGCCCGACGCCGGTAGACGAAGCAAAATGGGGTTTTGCCGTTGTTGAAAACAGCCTGTGGGAAGGTGTACCAAACTACCTGCGCGAGCTGAACGAACAGTTGGAAGAGAACCTCGGTTATCAGCTGCCGGTGGACTTCGTCCCGGTACGCTTCACCTCCTGGATGGGCGGCGACCGCGACGGCAACCCGAATGTCACCGCCGATATTACCCGCCACGTGCTGCTGCTGAGCCGCTGGAAAGCAACCGACCTGTTCCTGAAAGATATTCAACTGCTGATTTCCGAACTGTCGATGGTCGAGTGTACCGACGAGGTGCGGGAGCTGGCTGGCAAGGAAGGCGAGCAGGAACCGTATCGCTATCTGATGAAAAAGATGCGTACCCAGCTGATGGAAACGCAGGCCTGGCTCGAAGCTCGCCTGAAAGGGCAGAAGCTGCCAAAACCTGCCGGCCTGCTTACCCAGAACGAACAGCTGTGGGAGCCGCTTTACGCCTGCTATAAATCGCTGCAGGCCTGCGGCATGGGCATTATTGCCAACGGCGAACTGCTCGATACCCTGCGCCGCGTGAAATCGTTTGGCGTACCGCTGGTGCGTATCGATATCCGCCAGGAAAGCACCCGCCATACCGAAGCGCTGGGTGAGATGACCCGTTATCTTGGTATTGGCGATTACGAAAGCTGGTCAGAAGCCGACAAACAGGCATTCCTGATCCGCGAGCTGAACTCCAAACGTCCGCTGCTGCCGCGTCACTGGGAGCCAAGCAATGAAACCCGCGAAGTGCTCGATACCTGCAAAGTGATCGCCGAAGCGCCGCGCGGATCTATCGCCGCCTACGTGATCTCCATGGCGAAGACGCCATCCGACGTGCTGGCGGTGCATCTGCTGCTGAAAGAGGCCGGTATCGGCTTCGCCCTGCCGGTGGCGCCGCTGTTCGAAACCCTGGATGACCTGAACAACGCCAACGACGTCATGACCCAGTTGCTGAATATCGACTGGTATCGCGGCTTTATCCAGGGCAAACAGATGGTCATGATTGGCTATTCTGACTCAGCAAAAGATGCCGGCGTAATGGCCGCTTCCTGGGCGCAATACCAGGCGCAGGATGCGTTGATCAAAACCTGCGAAAAAGCCGGTATTGAACTCACGCTGTTCCACGGCCGCGGGGGTTCTATCGGTCGTGGCGGCGCCCCGGCGCACGCGGCGCTGCTTTCGCAGCCTCCGGGAAGCCTGAAAGGTGGCCTGCGCGTAACCGAACAGGGCGAGATGATTCGCTTTAAGTACGGTTTGCCGGAAGTCACTATCAGCAGCCTGTCGCTCTATACCAGCGCAATTCTGGAAGCCAACCTGCTGCCGCCGCCGGAGCCAAAAGCAGAGTGGCGCGATATCATGGCCGAGCTGTCCGATGTCTCGTGCAAAATGTACCGTGGCTATGTGCGTGAAAATAAAGATTTCGTACCTTACTTCCGCTCCGCAACCCCGGAGCAGGAGCTGGGTAAACTGCCGTTAGGTTCACGCCCGGCAAAACGTCGTCCAACCGGCGGCGTCGAATCGCTGCGCGCGATTCCGTGGATCTTCGCCTGGACGCAAAACCGCCTGATGCTGCCCGCCTGGTTGGGCGCTGGCGCGGCGCTGCAGAAAGTGGTCGAGGGCGGTAAGCAGAGTGAACTGGAAGCCATGTGCCGCGACTGGCCGTTCTTCTCCACCCGCCTCGGCATGCTGGAAATGGTCTACTCGAAAGCCGA contains:
- the ppc gene encoding phosphoenolpyruvate carboxylase, whose translation is MNEQYSALRSNVSMLGKVLGDTIKDALGENILDRVETIRKLSKSSRAGNEANRQELLTTLQNLSNDELLPVARAFSQFLNLANTAEQYHSISPNGEAASNPEVIARTLRKLKEQPHLNEDTIKKAVESLSLELVLTAHPTEITRRTLIHKMVEVNNCLKQLDNKDIADYEHHQLMRRLRQLIAQSWHTDEIRKYRPTPVDEAKWGFAVVENSLWEGVPNYLRELNEQLEENLGYQLPVDFVPVRFTSWMGGDRDGNPNVTADITRHVLLLSRWKATDLFLKDIQLLISELSMVECTDEVRELAGKEGEQEPYRYLMKKMRTQLMETQAWLEARLKGQKLPKPAGLLTQNEQLWEPLYACYKSLQACGMGIIANGELLDTLRRVKSFGVPLVRIDIRQESTRHTEALGEMTRYLGIGDYESWSEADKQAFLIRELNSKRPLLPRHWEPSNETREVLDTCKVIAEAPRGSIAAYVISMAKTPSDVLAVHLLLKEAGIGFALPVAPLFETLDDLNNANDVMTQLLNIDWYRGFIQGKQMVMIGYSDSAKDAGVMAASWAQYQAQDALIKTCEKAGIELTLFHGRGGSIGRGGAPAHAALLSQPPGSLKGGLRVTEQGEMIRFKYGLPEVTISSLSLYTSAILEANLLPPPEPKAEWRDIMAELSDVSCKMYRGYVRENKDFVPYFRSATPEQELGKLPLGSRPAKRRPTGGVESLRAIPWIFAWTQNRLMLPAWLGAGAALQKVVEGGKQSELEAMCRDWPFFSTRLGMLEMVYSKADLWLAEYYDQRLVKPELWTLGTELRKLLAADINVVLAIANDSHLMADLPWIAESIQLRNIYTDPLNVLQAELLHRSRLAEAEGKEPDPRVEQALMVTIAGVAAGMRNTG
- the argE gene encoding acetylornithine deacetylase, with amino-acid sequence MKNNLPPFIEIYRALIATPSISATEEALDQSNETLINLLAGWFREIGFNVEVQPVPDTRNKFNMLASTGHGAGGLLLAGHTDTVPFDDGRWTRDPFTLTEHENKLYGLGTADMKGFFAFILDALRDVDVSKLKKPLYILATADEETSMAGARYFAETTLLRPDCAIIGEPTSLQPVRAHKGHMSNAIRIQGQSGHSSDPARGVNAIELMHDAIGRIMQLRDSLKERYHYAAFTVPYPTLNLGAIHGGDASNRICACCELHMDIRPLPGMTLNDLNGLLDEALAPVSERWPGRLTVSELHPPIPGYECPPDHRLVQVVEKLLGAQTEVVNYCTEAPFIQTICPTLVLGPGSINQAHQPDEYLETRFIKPTRELITQVVHHFCWH